Proteins encoded within one genomic window of Acidovorax sp. 107:
- a CDS encoding helix-turn-helix domain-containing protein has protein sequence MHASRYGILRARLVELREAKGLTQTDIALQLGKPQSYVSKYERGERRLDIVELIAVAKTLGVDPAQLCSELACEPLFENFDKIFHPGGCE, from the coding sequence ATGCATGCGTCTCGCTATGGCATCTTGCGAGCCCGCTTAGTTGAATTACGAGAAGCCAAAGGCCTGACCCAGACGGATATTGCCCTACAGTTGGGCAAGCCGCAAAGCTACGTCTCGAAGTACGAGCGTGGTGAGCGACGCTTAGACATCGTGGAACTGATTGCGGTGGCGAAGACCCTGGGCGTTGATCCTGCGCAGTTGTGTTCTGAGCTGGCCTGTGAGCCTTTATTCGAGAACTTTGACAAGATTTTTCATCCGGGAGGTTGTGAGTGA